In Betaproteobacteria bacterium, the sequence CTTGGGTAACTATCTGGGCTGGCGACGATTGATTGAGCGACACGACCGCGATATTTCCTCTGACGATTTCCTCCGTGCCGCTTTGGGGATCGATGGGGTTCAACATACTATGGGTACATAGCCTTGAAAAAAGTGGAGACGGGAACAGCACTGGCTGGCAGGTTGGCTGCTGTCGGGCAGGTATTTTCAGGTTCTGGTTCCACGCTTTCGATGGCAAGCGGCTTTTTGGTCAGTCCGTGCC encodes:
- a CDS encoding IS1595 family transposase: LGNYLGWRRLIERHDRDISSDDFLRAALGIDGVQHTMGT